Genomic window (Dyadobacter fanqingshengii):
TTTCGGAACTGATCACAGACAGCACAAAGATATTCTGCTCGTGTTTTCTAGGCTGCATCAGCAGTGCCAGCTCGATCATCGGATCAATCGTATCTTCTTTGGAGGCTGCGATTAAGATATTGCGGGTTCCTTGTCCCGCCGCCTTGTTAGCACCCTCATTGAGTTTTTTGGCAATCTTAACCGCTGCCCGGCTCGTCTCGATCGAGGCGATTGTGCAGGTGATCAATATCATGATCAAACAGCCATTAAGCACGTCTTCATTTAATAAACGAATGGGTTCTCCCAATTCATTTTGCCCGATAATAATGTTATAACCTACCAGAACTGTTGCAAGCGTAGCCGCAGCCCGCGCCGCACTCAGCCCGAAGATAAGCGTCCGCTCGTCGCCATTCATTTTGAATGATTTTTGTGTTAATAGCGCCGCCAGCCACTTGGATACCAAAGCTGCCACAGTCATAATGCCCGCTACTTTCAATGATTCGGCACTTTTGAAAAGCACTTGAATGTCGACCAGCATGCCTACGCCAATCAGAAAGAAAGGAATAAAAAGCGCGTTGCCGACGAAATCGATCCGGTTCATCAGAGGAGAATGATGGGGGATCAGTCTGTTTAAGGCCAGCCCGGATAGGAATGCGCCGATAATGGGTTCAATGCCTGCAAGTTCTGCTAAAAAAGAACCCAGGAACACCATCGCCAGCACAAAGGTGTACTGCGCAATGCTGTCATCGAAATGCTTGAAAAACCAGCGTGCAATGATCGGAAACACAAACCAGACAATCAATGCAAACACAATAACGGACACGATGAGCTGTATCCAAAAAGCCTGGTTAATCTCGCCCTGGCTCATTTTGGCAATAACAGCCAGCACAAGGAGGGAAAGAATATCGGTAATGATCGTTCCGCCGACTGCAATGATGGCGGCTTTTGTTTTATGCACATTGAAACGCGCTGCGACCGGGTAGGAGATAAGCGTGTGCGATGCCAGCATACTGGCAAACAGAATACTGGAAATCCAGCTAAAACCAAGCAAAAACCTGGCAGCCGGGGCTGCAATCAGCATGGGCACGGCAAAAGTAAAGACTCCAAAAATCAGGCTTTTTGAGCTGTTCTTCTTGAATTCTTTCATGTCAATTTCCAGGGCCGCCAGAAACATGATGTATATTAAGCCAACCGTTCCAAAGAGGACAATGCTGCTGTCGCGCCGGAGCAGATTGGCCCCGTGTTCGCCAACTGCCACACCGGCCAGAATAAGCCCAATGACATAAGGAACCTTGATTCTGTTGAGCAGCAGCGGCACGAACAAAATGATAAACAGCACCAGCGAAAATATGAGCACCGGGTTGCTAAGCGGAAGCTCGAACATGCTTTCTGCATTCAATAATATGGCCATACGGTCTATTTTTTAGCGGATGGGGTCAGAGGAGCTTCGCGGTCCAGGATCGTAACCGAGCGTTTGCTAGCATCGTAAAAGGCACTTTTTAAAACGACCTTGCCACTGTCTGCCAGCATTTTTATCTGCGGGCTGCTTTGAAGTATCTTTTCCAGTGTGAGCCGTGATTGGCTCTGTGCGATGTTATTTACAAAATCTTTATTGGCAGAAGAGCGATCTGCGAATTCAGGCGCTGATTTTGTGGCTTGTGACAGCTCGCTCATAATGCTTGCGAAATTGGCAGTTTGCACATTGTCCACCGCTGCACCAATGATGCGGCTGTTGCTGCTGGAAAGGACCAGAATAACCTTTGTACCGCTATAATTCAGCGCATACTCCATCACTGCAATCTGTTTGGGATCAACCAGGCAGGCAGGGCTTGATAGCTGCATCAACATGGAGCGCCGCAGATCGAAGATCTTTTCAACTGACTGGTTGAGATCAATGTCTGTCATCACCAAAACCGGTTTTATTCTAGCCAGAGAGTCAGGAATTTTATTTTCAGAATTATAAATAAATGACGAGTCCTTGGAAAACCTGCGATGGCCCTTCATTAAGGCTTGAAGAACATTTTTAGGTGTATGCTGATAGATGGAGTCAAGGACCATTTCGAAAGTCTGCTTTACCGAATCTTCCTGGCTGATGCTAAGAGTGCTATCTGGTGTGCCTACCGCAGTACTATCAGGTTTATTTACTGTTTTTTTATCAGCAGAATTACAACAAAAAAGCCAGAAAATTGAAAATGAAAAAAGAATCGCGCGAACAAGGTTTTTAAAAGGGTTTAGCATAGGCTTATCAAAATTGATCGTGGTAGGATTTACCATAATAAGTAAAAATATTGAGTAAATAATAAATATTCATTTTAAAATACCACACCCTGTTAATATAAAGGTATTAGCAGCAAATACGGGCGGGGCCTCTTTTTTGTCGACCGCATGCTGAAAGGCGTGTCCAAGCTTGTCCTTAATTAAACATCCTCGCAGTATTAGAATAACCAATCTACAACGCCTTTTGCAAATCCCTGCCAGATGGCAGAACCAGGAACCCAGGGAAATGCATAGTGGAAAATGGAACAGATAAACAATGAAACCAGGTAAGTATAATAGTTCTTCCCTTTCGTATATTCATATATCAACAAGCCAACAAGAAGCACATCGCACAAGGCAAAGGCCACCATCACAGCGGTGTTGAAATCCGTAAAACCCAGATTAATCGTCCTACACCCGGGCCAAGCAATGCAACGGCTGAGGCGATCATATAACGCATATGCTTGGCCGGTTGCATCTTGTAAACAATGGCTAAAACATAGAGGCTAACAAAAGGGATCAAAGCAGAGGTGGGAAGATATAAAAACGCCAGGTTCTGCATCTCCGGCATGCGCGGGGCACTTTTCAGGTACTGCGTTTTCATTACCGTTAGCAGCGATAACACAATAATGGGAACAAGGATATACGAAAATTTTCCAACCAGCCGGTGCAAATCAAGTCTCTTTTGATAAACAAGTATCGGTTGCACAATCAGCATAGCAAACCAGAGCAGCAATAGTACAGTATGGGTGTGATGCACATAAGTTAGCCCGGTAAACGCGGGAAACTGACTGAAATAACTTTTGTAAAAGCCAGCCACCACAATGGCGAGTGTGGCCACAAAGAAATAGCTGACGTTTTTATAGGAACGTTCCATGGTATGAAGCATTAAGATTAATTGGAATAAGCGCCGGCAAGGTGCTGCACGCTGAAAATGTTACCGGAGAAAGGTTACACTCCCCTGAACCCGGTAGCAATGTTCAGCCTGCGTTCGGGGTTTTGGGTGCTCTGTTCAATGAGCGTATTAGGGGCAGTTCCAGCAAACTGCTTAAAATCTTTTACCAAATGCTGGTAGTCGGAATATCCTGTGTGCAAGGCAATGCTGAGCCAATCCAGATCAGGGTTGAATTCTTTCATTTCATAGGCCTGGTAAAAGCGGCAAATCCGTGCAAAATATTTCGGAGTGATCCCGATCTGCCTGACGAACCTGTTTTCAAACTGACGAACACTTAAACAGGCCTGGTCAGCCATCGTTGCCAGGTCAAACCCAAAAATATTCACTCGTAACTGTGATAATTAATAATTTTTTTGCAGCAGAAATTATATACTATTCTTCAGGCCTTATCCAGAGAACCTCAAACTTCTTCCCTTCTAAACCAATAAGGTCGCATTAGCTAATTAAATTTTAGAATGTTCTGCAATTTTTTGTTAATACAAGCTTAACGGCAGATACCCAACAGTTTATTTGCCCGCAGGCTAATTTTGGTGTTTAATAAATTAAAAAGCGACTGAAAAATTTCTGTCATGCAACACTAAAATATTATGAATTCAACATTACGACTATCAAAACTCCTATGTGCTTCTGCATGTCTGATATCCTGGGCTGGATTAAGTGTTGTCCCGTCCCAAGCGTCTGCTAAAAGCGCTGGTATGGAAGTGTCCTTAAATTTAAAAGATCCCAATTTCAACGATGCGGCCGTTGCCCAGCCAATCTCCGGTAAGGTAACGGATGGAACGGGAGCACCATTACCGGGTGCAACGGTTGTTGTGAAAGGAACAACAAAAGGCACGACAACAGATGCTGATGGCAAATTCGTCATTGATGCCGATGCCAATTCCCTGCTTGAAGTTTCTTTTGTGGGATATGCTGCGAAGGAAGTTGCAGTGAATGGCCAATCAGCCATAGTGGTCCAATTAGACCAGGATCTTTCACAATTGAATGAAGTAGTTGTGGTTGGTTACGGAACCCAAAAAAGGTCAGACATTACAGGCGCCATTTCATCTATTAACAGTGAAAGTTTCAATAAGGGCGTTGTTACCAACCCGGGTGAACTTTTGCAGGGAAAACTGGCCGGCGTTTCCATTGCTGCAAATAGTGGTGAACCCGGGGCTGCGCAGGATATCATCATCAGGGGGATCGGCAGTTTGCGTTCCGGAACACAGCCGCTTTACGTGGTCGATGGATTTTTGCTGGATAACTCTTCTACGGGTGTCCCTGCCAACCCTCTTAACTTCATTAACCCCAACGATATTGAAAGTATCGATGTGCTGAAAGACGCCAGTGCGACTGCGGTTTACGGGTCAAGAGCATCCAATGGGGTTGTAGTAATTACCACTAAAAAGGGAAAGGGGAAACCGCAGATTAATTTTGCAGCCTCCACTGCTGTGTCGTCCATGGCCAATCCAATGAACGTTTTCAGCGCGGACGATTTTCGTAGACAAGTCGTGGCTGTGGGCGGGACTTTGCAAGATTTTGGTGCAAACACGAATTGGCAGGATGAATTGACACAGAGAGGTGTATCCAACACGCTCAATTTGTCCATGAGCGGAGCCAGCACTGAGAACTTTTCCTATTTCGCATCGGTAGGCTATCAGGATCAGGAAGGAATCTTAAAGAATAGCAGGCTGAAACGCTATTCAGGCAAGTTGAATATGAATCAAAAGGCATTCAACGGCAGGTTGAATATCGATTATAATCTTACGGCTTCCCATACAGAGAACCTGCGTCCGGATATCACATCGACTATGAGTGATATGCTTAGTTTAAACCCGACGGTTGCTCCATACACGGACGGTCAGCCTACCTTATTAAACACGAACGCTTTAAATCCTCTTGCCAGGTATAATCTATTCAGTGACAGGGCAATCAGTAACCGCATTTTGGCAAACATTTCACCCTCAATTGAAATAATTGACGGCCTTACTTATAAGTTGAACTTCGGAGTTGACTATTCCGGTACAAACAGAAACCAGCAGTATAAACCATTCCCGGCAGTTATTAACGAATCTGATATTGCTAATGGGGTATTGGATAATGCTATCAGTGCGAATACCAATCAACTTGTTGAAAATACGCTTACCTATAATTGGAATCAGGATGTTCATAATGTGACTCTATTGGCAGGACATTCTTTCCAGAAGTTTCTGGATGAAACCAGAATAACGACTTACCGCGGTTTTGCAAATAATAATATCGAGCCTATTTATCAGGACCATACCAGTACAACGCTGTTTCCTACTGCGGTAAATGCGGACGCCATTAAAAACGAATTGCAGTCCTTCTTCGGCAGAGTGAATTACGTATATGATAATAAGTACATGTTTACCGGTACATTTCGTGCCGATGGGTCTTCCAAATTTGGCGAGAATAATAAGTATGGTTATTTCCCTTCTTTTGCATTAGGATGGAACATTAGCAATGAAGATTTCATGGACAAATCGTTTTTCAACATCTTGAAGTTACGTGCAAGCTGGGGACGGACTGGTAACCAGGAAATTCCTTCCAAGATCACAAAAGCCAGTTATTTAGAGCAGCGACTACAAACAGGAGCCGGAAGTGTCAGCACATATCCTATTGATACAGACGCTACTTCACTGGAAGGTTTTCCATACGGGATTATTTATACACGATTGGCAAATCCTGACTTACAATGGGAAGTTTCGACCCAAGTTGATTTGGGACTCGATTTTGCCTTCTTCAATTCCCGGGTGAATGGTACATTGGATTATTTCAACAAAAAATCTTCCAACATTCTTTTAGAAGTTGTTCCTTCCGATCCTGTTGAGCCTACCTCAACCTACTGGAACAATATTCCGAATATGATCATCCAGAACAACGGCGTCGAATTGACACTGAATTACAGCAGCGACGCCAAACGCGACTTCTCTTACAGTATCGGCGGTAACTTGACCTACATTCAAAATAAAGTACAGAATTCCCCTTATTCCGTCTTGGCAACCGGGGCAGCCCAGGGTTCTGGCCAGTCTGGCGCGACCATTAATGGCTATATCAACAATGAGTCGTTAGGGGCATTTTATATGTATCAGTTCGATGGAATTAATCCTGATAATGGCCAGAATTTATTCAGGGACACCAATGGGGATGGCCAGGTATTGGACAATGACCGCCTGGTCGTGGGCAGTGCCATTCCTAAAATCATCTATGGATATAATTTAAACTTGAAGTACAAAACATTTGACCTGGGCTTGAATTTCAATGGTGTAGCAGGAAACAAAATTTTCAATCACACCACCATGACCCTGTTCAACAGGTCGCAATTGGCAAAGTCCAACAATACCACAGATTTTGCTGTTCAATACCCCGATGAGGCGTTGACAAATGCCAATATTGTGTCGACACGTTATTTGGAAAATGGCTCTTTCCTGAGGTTGAACAACGCCACACTTTCATACAACCTGCCCTTAGCCGGAAGCAAGTTGGGGGACGTTTTCAAACGCATCAGTCTAAACTTGACAGGTCAGAACCTGTTTGTCATTACAGATTATTCAGGGTTTGACCCGGAGGTCAATACAGGATCTGCTTCTGGTGGTATCCAGACCTTTGGCATCGACCGATTTACATATCCTAGGGCAAGAACATTCCTGCTCGGTCTTAATGTAACATTCTAAAAAACAAACGATTCATTACGATCACGTTGACAATCATATCAAATGAAAAATATAAGATTTTACAAAATTCTACCGGTAGTTGTCCTTTTGCTGGGATTTCTTGGGTGTACCAATTTGGAGGAAGATATTCTTGACGAGTCTCTGACAGGAACCGGCCAGGCAGAACTTGTCAGTGGATCCATTGCACCGGTATACGGACTTCTCCGTCAAGGCGTATGGTTGCATACGGCCAATTTCGGATTGCAGGAAGTTGCTTCTGATGAAGGCATTCTTCCTTATCGCGGGGGAACGGACTGGTACGATGGGGGGAAATTTATTGCAATCCACCAGCATTTGATGACCCCAAGCAACAGCTTGGTAGGGGATACCTGGACAAACATTACGCTAACATTATCCAGAGCCGTAATCGCTGCGGAAAGATTGAAACTGGAAGCAGAAAAAGGCAATACAGGTGCCCAGGAAGCTTATAATGAAATGGTAGCCATGAAGGCGTACCTCAATATGATGGCCCTTGATAACTGGGGTATTGTTTTCAAAAAAGAGCTTTCCAGTGAAAGATCTGAGATTCTAAGGAAACAAGAGGCAATTGATTATATCGAAAGCGAGCTTCTATCGGTTGTTGACCTAATCAAAAAAGATAGGGACCCGGGTAGGTTGAACCAGAATGCCGTAAGGGCTTTGTTGGCGCGTTTGTACTTGAATGCTGCCGTTTACCGCGATCCTTATGGTACACCTGCTTTTAGTAAAGGCGATATGGATAAAGTAATCCAGTATACGAGCTCCATTATTGCTGAACCTTATTCATTAGCTCCCGAATATTTTGATTTGTTCAGTGATAATAACCACGTTAACCCTGAGCTAATATTTGCACTTGACCAGAGAGGCGTACTTGAAACCGAACATCAGCGGTGGGCTTACTGGCCCATTTCCGGCGACCAGATTCCAAGACCCGAATTTCCAAATACACGGGGAACGGATGCGGTAGCCGCTACTCCTGATTTTTATCAGACTTGGGTAGATGCTTACGGGAATGTAGATCCAGCCGATGCCGATGCGCGTTTCTTCAAAAAGAATACAATTATACCCGAAGAACTTAAAGATCTAACCGGGGTAACGCCATTGAATGATGCTGAACATTACTATTGTATAGATGCAACAAAGTTTGAAATGGACCGGGGAATACTCCGGGGTATCATATGGGGCCCGAGAAAAGATGGAGGCGGAAATATTTTGACTTGCAGCGATGGCAAAGTAAGGATTTATCCTGTGATCAACAGAAGAACCAGCGGTGCAAACCTAACTTACGTTAACCATACGCGCAATGTTGACTTTACCGGTCCGGGGAGTTTGCACAATACAGGTTACCGCTTTTCGAAGTATCAGTTTAGTCATACCGCCCCCAATTGCTGTTCTTACAGCAGTGTCGATCTTGTTTTGATTCGCCTTGGAGAGATTTACCTAATGCGTGCCGAGGCCAAATTAAGAAATGGTGACAATGCAGGAGCTTTGGCCGATGTCAATACTTTGAGAACTTCCAGAAAAGCCAGACCTGATCAGACTCCTGATGCCTTGAAAAGTATCAGCCTGGATATATTATTCCGTGAATCGGGTTTTGAACTTTACTGGGAAGCATTTAGAAGGAATTATCAAATCCGGTTTGGCAAATACGAGGGCAGTTGGACAGGCAAAACTGATACGGATGTTAACAAAAGATTGTTCCCGATTCCTCAGCGAGCAGTTGATGGCGCGTCAAGTGAAGAAGGGTTTTTAATACAAAACCAAGGATATTAATCCAATTGTGTATCCAAAATAAGTGATTAAAGCGGGCTTTGGATTCCATGGCCCGCTTTTAGATTCTACCGCCAGTTCCAATTTTTCCTATGAAAACAATCCTAAGTCTAATTATAGCCCTCGCGCTTCCTGTTTTGAAGTCTGAGGACGCCGATAACCTGCCGATCAACAAAATTCAGGTGATCGGTTCTCACAACAGTTACAAAGAGGCGATCGATCCGGCATTGTTTAAAGTTTTTCAAAAAAGAGATTCCGTTTCATCCAGTAAGATCGACTACGAACATATCGCCATCA
Coding sequences:
- a CDS encoding helix-turn-helix domain-containing protein — protein: MNIFGFDLATMADQACLSVRQFENRFVRQIGITPKYFARICRFYQAYEMKEFNPDLDWLSIALHTGYSDYQHLVKDFKQFAGTAPNTLIEQSTQNPERRLNIATGFRGV
- a CDS encoding cation:proton antiporter; the protein is MAILLNAESMFELPLSNPVLIFSLVLFIILFVPLLLNRIKVPYVIGLILAGVAVGEHGANLLRRDSSIVLFGTVGLIYIMFLAALEIDMKEFKKNSSKSLIFGVFTFAVPMLIAAPAARFLLGFSWISSILFASMLASHTLISYPVAARFNVHKTKAAIIAVGGTIITDILSLLVLAVIAKMSQGEINQAFWIQLIVSVIVFALIVWFVFPIIARWFFKHFDDSIAQYTFVLAMVFLGSFLAELAGIEPIIGAFLSGLALNRLIPHHSPLMNRIDFVGNALFIPFFLIGVGMLVDIQVLFKSAESLKVAGIMTVAALVSKWLAALLTQKSFKMNGDERTLIFGLSAARAAATLATVLVGYNIIIGQNELGEPIRLLNEDVLNGCLIMILITCTIASIETSRAAVKIAKKLNEGANKAAGQGTRNILIAASKEDTIDPMIELALLMQPRKHEQNIFVLSVISSETVDRESEERRLRKYQDRMVTTAAATDVIVSPLIRYDVSYASGIQHTLEEKRIHEVIIGQQKGEKDPGSVTGLKSQKLLARCPQIVYLIHGMQPLNTIGKITVVCSDRVELEASFPMLIERISTIGKQLNCDVHYYSSEGTLASIQAYNQANKGPGAQFTLFDDWSDFLILSRDVRTEDLFVVICARPGNISYHDALAEVPRHLAKYFNEYNYLLMYPDLQADFSIQTGQTERTGEILQKGINQISKTGDKLIRNILKPGN
- a CDS encoding SusC/RagA family TonB-linked outer membrane protein: MNSTLRLSKLLCASACLISWAGLSVVPSQASAKSAGMEVSLNLKDPNFNDAAVAQPISGKVTDGTGAPLPGATVVVKGTTKGTTTDADGKFVIDADANSLLEVSFVGYAAKEVAVNGQSAIVVQLDQDLSQLNEVVVVGYGTQKRSDITGAISSINSESFNKGVVTNPGELLQGKLAGVSIAANSGEPGAAQDIIIRGIGSLRSGTQPLYVVDGFLLDNSSTGVPANPLNFINPNDIESIDVLKDASATAVYGSRASNGVVVITTKKGKGKPQINFAASTAVSSMANPMNVFSADDFRRQVVAVGGTLQDFGANTNWQDELTQRGVSNTLNLSMSGASTENFSYFASVGYQDQEGILKNSRLKRYSGKLNMNQKAFNGRLNIDYNLTASHTENLRPDITSTMSDMLSLNPTVAPYTDGQPTLLNTNALNPLARYNLFSDRAISNRILANISPSIEIIDGLTYKLNFGVDYSGTNRNQQYKPFPAVINESDIANGVLDNAISANTNQLVENTLTYNWNQDVHNVTLLAGHSFQKFLDETRITTYRGFANNNIEPIYQDHTSTTLFPTAVNADAIKNELQSFFGRVNYVYDNKYMFTGTFRADGSSKFGENNKYGYFPSFALGWNISNEDFMDKSFFNILKLRASWGRTGNQEIPSKITKASYLEQRLQTGAGSVSTYPIDTDATSLEGFPYGIIYTRLANPDLQWEVSTQVDLGLDFAFFNSRVNGTLDYFNKKSSNILLEVVPSDPVEPTSTYWNNIPNMIIQNNGVELTLNYSSDAKRDFSYSIGGNLTYIQNKVQNSPYSVLATGAAQGSGQSGATINGYINNESLGAFYMYQFDGINPDNGQNLFRDTNGDGQVLDNDRLVVGSAIPKIIYGYNLNLKYKTFDLGLNFNGVAGNKIFNHTTMTLFNRSQLAKSNNTTDFAVQYPDEALTNANIVSTRYLENGSFLRLNNATLSYNLPLAGSKLGDVFKRISLNLTGQNLFVITDYSGFDPEVNTGSASGGIQTFGIDRFTYPRARTFLLGLNVTF
- a CDS encoding carbonic anhydrase, producing the protein MVNPTTINFDKPMLNPFKNLVRAILFSFSIFWLFCCNSADKKTVNKPDSTAVGTPDSTLSISQEDSVKQTFEMVLDSIYQHTPKNVLQALMKGHRRFSKDSSFIYNSENKIPDSLARIKPVLVMTDIDLNQSVEKIFDLRRSMLMQLSSPACLVDPKQIAVMEYALNYSGTKVILVLSSSNSRIIGAAVDNVQTANFASIMSELSQATKSAPEFADRSSANKDFVNNIAQSQSRLTLEKILQSSPQIKMLADSGKVVLKSAFYDASKRSVTILDREAPLTPSAKK
- a CDS encoding RagB/SusD family nutrient uptake outer membrane protein, whose protein sequence is MKNIRFYKILPVVVLLLGFLGCTNLEEDILDESLTGTGQAELVSGSIAPVYGLLRQGVWLHTANFGLQEVASDEGILPYRGGTDWYDGGKFIAIHQHLMTPSNSLVGDTWTNITLTLSRAVIAAERLKLEAEKGNTGAQEAYNEMVAMKAYLNMMALDNWGIVFKKELSSERSEILRKQEAIDYIESELLSVVDLIKKDRDPGRLNQNAVRALLARLYLNAAVYRDPYGTPAFSKGDMDKVIQYTSSIIAEPYSLAPEYFDLFSDNNHVNPELIFALDQRGVLETEHQRWAYWPISGDQIPRPEFPNTRGTDAVAATPDFYQTWVDAYGNVDPADADARFFKKNTIIPEELKDLTGVTPLNDAEHYYCIDATKFEMDRGILRGIIWGPRKDGGGNILTCSDGKVRIYPVINRRTSGANLTYVNHTRNVDFTGPGSLHNTGYRFSKYQFSHTAPNCCSYSSVDLVLIRLGEIYLMRAEAKLRNGDNAGALADVNTLRTSRKARPDQTPDALKSISLDILFRESGFELYWEAFRRNYQIRFGKYEGSWTGKTDTDVNKRLFPIPQRAVDGASSEEGFLIQNQGY